A part of Drosophila ananassae strain 14024-0371.13 chromosome 2R, ASM1763931v2, whole genome shotgun sequence genomic DNA contains:
- the LOC26513897 gene encoding uncharacterized protein LOC26513897, giving the protein MNKCQFVGISIWILFVPKLSDSASYINFTRCEMKLIGRGMSSFFMIGQLYQIPVENVDISVAVYKKSNGYRPFLFNQTFDYCYYMRNPKAYLLVYTLHKVFISSSNVNHTCPYDHDIIIDNFVYIKSDLMELPIPNGDYMFKIEIITYKIWRGHISIYITKDS; this is encoded by the exons ATGAACAAGTGTCAGTTTGTGGGAATATCAATCTGGATTCTTTTCGTCCCGAAACTCAGCGACAGCGCTAGTTACATTAATTTTACCCGCTgcgaaatgaaattaataGGAAGAGGCATGTCATCCTTCTTCATGATCGGACAACTGTACCAGATTCCCGTCGAAAATGTGGATATCAGCGTGGctgtttataaaaaatcaaacGGATATCGTCCATTCCTCTTCAATCAGACATTTGATTACTGCTACTATATGCGTAATCCCAAGGCCTACCTTTTAGTTTATACTCTGCACAAAGTATTTATTTCCTCCTCGAACGTAAATCATACATGTCCTTACGAT CATGATATTATTATCGACAATTTTGTATACATAAAAAGCGATCTCATGGAATTACCCATTCCCAATGGGGATTACatgtttaaaattgaaataataacttataaaatttggcggGGACACATTAGCATTTATATAACAAAAGATTCATGA